A stretch of DNA from uncultured Pseudodesulfovibrio sp.:
GATCAGGGCGATTTTCTCCACCTTGGGATATTTGATCGACCTTCTGGGCGTTCCCTTGGGCGGGGACATCAGCGTGGTGATGGTCCGGTCGCTCTGGCCGAGCACGCGGACGATGAACCGTTCGTGCTGGCGCAACAGACGGATGGCGAACATGGCCGAGGAAGTGCGTCGTTCCGAGACGATGGGGAAGCCGTGCAACTCCATCATGTACTGGTACACAAAGAGCCGGTTGCATTCATATAGAAGGTTGTTGCCCGGTTTGAATTTGCCGATCTTGAGCCCGAACTGCTTGAGTTCGCTGTCCAGGTTGGACGGCAGGGAGGCATACATGCCTTGCAGGGTAAACTCTCCGGCTGAGTTCAGGGCCAGGACGTGCGCCCGTTCCAATTGGAGCAGAAAGGGCAGCATTCGGTCGTAATCCTGGATTGTGCAGATATCGCAGGTCGAAAAATTATTCAGGAATTCCTGATGGTATCGTTTGGGAAGACGGCTCAGGAAGGTCCGGATGTTGGTTCCTCGGACATTATCCTCCACCGCGCAGGAGTCCTGTATCTGCATTTCTTCCCAATCCGAAGGGGAGTGCAGGGCGTCGAACTGGAATATTTCCTGAAAAGAGTTGAGTTGCCGCTCGAAGGCGACCATGGAGAAGCCGGGCAGGTTCTTATGCTCATAGAGGTCAACCTCAAATGAGGGGAGCAGTTCCCGCGCCTCCACAAGCGGGTAGTCCTGTTCCTCGAAATAAGGCCTCAGCAGGCAATGCTTGATGTGTTCGTAATCGATGAACTCCTTGAGTTCCTCAAGGGTTTCGAGCCTGATGCGGGACTTCTTCTTCCCTTTTCTCTTGTAGCCAGGAGCCTGGCTGAATGCTTTTTTCCACATTGAAAGCGGTTCCGGATCAAGTAAGAGGAGGAGAGGCTTGAGTGCCTCATGTGATCATCGCACATCTTTACACTCATCCGCCATGAAATACAATGATTAGCGCATTATAATCGCATCAAGCAGGTTTTAGCGGCCTGGGGATGATCAAGGGCTTCATAGCCTGTTGATTGTGAAACAATAAGCCTGAATTATTGACTCCATGTTCACTTTTGGCTAGTGTACACAGGCTTTTGAGACACAACCGAACCGCACATTTCCGTGACCAGAGGGGACGTCATGAAAAAGAAGGATCAGTGCCCGCGATCGAAAATCAACGAGCAATATTGTACCTGCACCTATAATTGCGACAAGCACGGCATCTGTTGTGAATGTCTGCACTACCATCGGCAGCGGGGCGAGTTGCCCGCCTGCTACTTCAGCAAGGAAGAGGAAAAGACCTACAATCGGTCCGTGGAATTCTTCATCCAACGCAGGTCCTGATTCCGCGAAGCGGTATATTTTTCAAGGGGCGGTTGCAACCGCCCTTTTTCTTTGAGGAGCACCCGTATGACCGTTGATTTCGACGCCGCAAGCATCATGGAGGGGCTCGCCCCCATCGCGGACAAGGCCGGTGATATTGTCCGGGAAGGAGCGGCCCATGGTCGGAAGATCCGACACAAAGGCCGTATCGATCTGGTCACGGAGACCGATCTGGCTGTGGAAGCCATGCTCAAGAGCGAACTGGCCAAACTGCTTCCCGGATCGGATTTTCTCGCTGAAGAAACGGCCAAGCATACGGCACTGGGCGAGTTTACCTGGATCATTGATCCGGTGGACGGAACTACGAATTTTGCCCATGGGTTGCCTTACGTGGCCAATTCCATTGCCCTCTGGCATCGGGATCGGATTGTTCTCGGAATGGTCAACATGCCTCTTTTGAACGAGCGGTTTACGGCAGTGGAAGGGAAGGGGGCTTACTTGAACGGCCGGCCCATTGCCGTAACCGAGGAGGCCGATCTGGAGCAGTGCGTCCTGGCGACCGGATTTCCCTACGACATAGATACGCATCTTGAGGATATTTTGAAAAATCTCAGGACCCTGCTGCCGATCGCCCAGG
This window harbors:
- a CDS encoding DUF6485 family protein, whose translation is MKKKDQCPRSKINEQYCTCTYNCDKHGICCECLHYHRQRGELPACYFSKEEEKTYNRSVEFFIQRRS
- a CDS encoding inositol monophosphatase family protein, producing MTVDFDAASIMEGLAPIADKAGDIVREGAAHGRKIRHKGRIDLVTETDLAVEAMLKSELAKLLPGSDFLAEETAKHTALGEFTWIIDPVDGTTNFAHGLPYVANSIALWHRDRIVLGMVNMPLLNERFTAVEGKGAYLNGRPIAVTEEADLEQCVLATGFPYDIDTHLEDILKNLRTLLPIAQGVRRGGAAAVDLAFVACGRMDGFYERALNPWDTAAGLLLVNEAGGRVSEYDPSEPYTFKSGCILATNGRIHEELGGLLSRD